Proteins encoded in a region of the Methylosinus trichosporium OB3b genome:
- a CDS encoding YebC/PmpR family DNA-binding transcriptional regulator, whose amino-acid sequence MAGHSQFKNIMHKKGKQDAIRSKLFSKLAREITVAAKMGLPDPNMNARLRAAVLAARAENMPKDNIERAIKKASGADAENYDEVRYEGYAPGGVAVIIEALTDNRNRTAGEIRSYFTKAGGALAETGAVSFMFDRVGLVEFPRKAASEDAMMEASIEAGAEDVTATEDSHEVITSVEGLRDVAKALEAKFGEPKKAALVWRPQNTVAVDDEAGEKIVKLIGALEDNDDVQNVYANFEVSDALLARLSG is encoded by the coding sequence TCCGCTCCAAGCTCTTCTCCAAGCTCGCCCGCGAGATCACCGTCGCCGCCAAGATGGGCCTGCCCGATCCCAATATGAACGCCCGCCTGCGCGCCGCCGTGCTGGCCGCCCGGGCCGAGAACATGCCCAAGGACAATATCGAGCGCGCCATCAAGAAGGCCTCGGGCGCCGACGCCGAGAATTATGACGAGGTGCGCTACGAGGGCTACGCCCCGGGCGGCGTCGCCGTCATCATCGAGGCCTTGACCGACAATCGCAACCGCACCGCCGGCGAGATCCGCTCCTATTTCACCAAGGCGGGCGGCGCGCTCGCCGAGACCGGCGCCGTGTCCTTCATGTTCGACCGAGTCGGCCTCGTCGAGTTTCCGCGCAAGGCGGCCTCCGAGGATGCGATGATGGAGGCCTCGATCGAAGCCGGGGCCGAGGATGTCACGGCGACCGAGGACAGCCATGAGGTGATTACCTCGGTCGAGGGGCTGCGCGACGTCGCCAAGGCGCTCGAGGCCAAATTCGGCGAGCCGAAGAAGGCCGCGCTGGTGTGGCGGCCGCAGAACACCGTCGCCGTCGACGACGAGGCCGGCGAGAAGATCGTGAAGCTGATCGGCGCGCTCGAGGACAATGACGACGTGCAGAACGTCTACGCCAATTTCGAGGTTTCGGACGCTCTGCTCGCGCGCCTGTCCGGTTGA
- a CDS encoding quinone oxidoreductase family protein: MSRAVLVRELGGPEVLRLEEVEPPPPGPGEARIVQRAIGVNFIDIYYRSGAYPTALPFTPGLEGAGDVVALGEGVENFKIGDRVAYVGPLGGYAEVRNVPAASLAPLPKSFSYETGATMMLKGLTAQYLLRRTHKVKKGDRLLVHAGAGGMGQLLCRWASALGARVIATVGDEEKVKIARAAGAEHVILYRSEDFVAAVREITKGKLCDVVYDGVGRATFPASLDCLRPFGLFVSYGSASGKIDAFDINLLSQKGSLFATRPSLFTHIARRADLEEMTKDVVRAVKKGDLVFERPTLYRLADAARAHADLEARRTSGALVLIP, translated from the coding sequence ATGTCGAGAGCTGTTCTCGTGCGGGAGCTGGGCGGGCCGGAGGTGCTGCGGCTCGAGGAGGTCGAGCCGCCGCCGCCGGGGCCCGGCGAGGCGCGGATCGTGCAACGCGCCATTGGCGTCAATTTCATCGATATCTATTATCGCAGCGGCGCCTATCCGACGGCCTTGCCCTTCACCCCGGGCCTCGAGGGCGCCGGCGATGTGGTCGCCCTCGGCGAAGGGGTCGAAAATTTCAAGATCGGCGACCGCGTCGCCTATGTCGGCCCGCTCGGCGGCTATGCGGAGGTCCGCAATGTGCCCGCCGCCTCGCTGGCGCCGCTGCCGAAGTCCTTTTCCTACGAGACCGGCGCGACGATGATGCTGAAGGGCCTCACCGCGCAATATCTGCTGCGTCGCACGCATAAGGTGAAGAAGGGCGACCGGCTGCTGGTGCATGCCGGCGCCGGCGGCATGGGCCAGCTGCTGTGCCGCTGGGCCAGCGCGCTCGGGGCGAGGGTGATCGCCACCGTCGGCGATGAGGAGAAGGTGAAGATCGCGCGCGCCGCCGGCGCCGAGCACGTGATTCTCTATCGCAGCGAGGATTTCGTCGCCGCGGTGCGCGAGATCACCAAGGGCAAGCTCTGCGATGTCGTCTATGACGGCGTCGGCCGCGCCACTTTCCCGGCCTCGCTCGATTGCCTGCGGCCCTTCGGCCTCTTCGTCAGCTATGGCTCGGCTTCGGGGAAGATCGACGCTTTCGACATCAACCTCCTGTCGCAGAAGGGCTCGCTGTTCGCGACGCGGCCGTCGCTGTTCACCCATATCGCCCGCCGCGCCGATCTCGAGGAGATGACCAAGGACGTGGTGCGCGCGGTGAAGAAAGGCGACCTCGTTTTTGAGCGTCCGACGCTCTACCGACTCGCCGACGCCGCCCGAGCCCATGCGGATCTCGAGGCGCGGCGCACGAGCGGGGCGCTGGTTCTCATCCCCTGA
- the rsfS gene encoding ribosome silencing factor, with product MTTSVLEGAARAPSRPAAGPIGPLAGSIAPKILSSLEDAKAEDVISIDLRGKTTIADDMIIATGRSTVHVSAIADKVLKACKEAGHVAPRVEGLPQGDWVLIDAGDVIVHIFRPEVRQFYNLEKMWGGARPTELRVV from the coding sequence CTGACGACAAGTGTTCTCGAAGGGGCGGCTCGCGCGCCGTCCCGGCCGGCCGCCGGGCCGATCGGCCCGCTCGCCGGATCCATAGCGCCGAAAATCCTGTCGAGCCTGGAAGACGCCAAGGCCGAGGACGTCATCTCCATTGATCTGCGCGGAAAGACGACGATCGCCGATGACATGATCATCGCGACCGGTCGCTCGACCGTGCATGTCAGCGCCATCGCAGACAAGGTGCTCAAAGCCTGCAAGGAAGCCGGTCACGTCGCCCCGCGCGTCGAAGGCCTGCCACAGGGCGATTGGGTGCTGATCGACGCGGGCGACGTCATCGTCCATATCTTCCGTCCGGAAGTACGCCAGTTCTACAATCTCGAGAAGATGTGGGGCGGAGCGCGTCCGACGGAGTTGCGCGTCGTCTGA
- the rlmH gene encoding 23S rRNA (pseudouridine(1915)-N(3))-methyltransferase RlmH, protein MRLGLLCVGRLKAGPEREIYARYASRIAALRNLGFAGLDLQEIDESKARTPAERMAQEGAALLAATPAGARLVVFDERGRAASSVDFARLLESERDRGVKALAFAIGGAEGLAPAARERAQAVFSFGAMTLPHQLVRILVAEQIYRAMTILSGHPYHRG, encoded by the coding sequence ATGCGTCTCGGATTATTATGTGTCGGGCGGCTGAAGGCCGGGCCGGAGCGAGAGATTTACGCGCGCTATGCGTCGCGGATCGCGGCTCTGCGCAATCTCGGCTTCGCCGGGCTCGATCTGCAGGAGATCGACGAGAGCAAGGCCCGCACCCCTGCCGAGCGCATGGCGCAGGAGGGAGCCGCTCTGCTGGCCGCCACGCCGGCGGGCGCGAGACTCGTCGTCTTCGATGAGCGCGGCCGGGCCGCCTCGAGCGTCGATTTCGCCCGGCTGCTGGAAAGCGAACGTGATCGCGGCGTGAAGGCGCTGGCTTTCGCCATCGGGGGCGCCGAGGGGCTCGCGCCGGCGGCGCGCGAACGGGCGCAGGCGGTGTTCTCCTTCGGCGCGATGACCCTGCCGCATCAGCTCGTGCGCATTCTCGTCGCCGAGCAGATTTATCGCGCCATGACGATCCTCTCCGGTCATCCTTATCATCGCGGCTGA
- a CDS encoding PqqD family peptide modification chaperone, translating into MAIQPTPLAATDTVKRAQFVIEADVDGEIVVLNPDTGACYGLDRIATEIWRELAEPGRVGDICSALLARYDVDRATCETQVRELLEHLRGEGVVELCAKDAR; encoded by the coding sequence ATGGCGATCCAGCCGACGCCTCTGGCTGCGACCGACACGGTCAAGCGCGCGCAATTCGTCATCGAAGCCGATGTCGACGGCGAGATCGTCGTCTTGAATCCCGACACCGGCGCTTGCTACGGCCTCGATCGCATCGCCACCGAGATATGGAGAGAGCTGGCCGAGCCCGGCAGGGTCGGCGATATCTGCTCGGCGCTGCTCGCACGCTATGACGTCGACCGCGCCACCTGCGAGACGCAGGTGCGCGAGCTGCTCGAGCATCTGCGGGGCGAGGGCGTCGTCGAATTATGCGCGAAGGACGCGCGATGA
- a CDS encoding GNAT family N-acetyltransferase, producing the protein MMIAASAPTCPEPPPATPSSASSKRDIPLNAVQWALFSALVAAPPRDNPQLRAFLSARRDDAEPAPLTQSDDIEGFCCGVRLLDETLARDASEASGSSDEFGRHTFVLLREERVVAYYSQRLRRMRRASAELDGDAVAIMQLQRLAVDRAEQGRGVGSTMLRAAILRALMIGERCGARALCVHALSPQLKRFYLERGFRPMPGVIDPLGVVLTLDDVRNAAAS; encoded by the coding sequence ATGATGATCGCGGCCTCGGCGCCGACCTGCCCGGAGCCGCCGCCGGCAACGCCCTCGAGCGCGTCCAGCAAGCGGGATATTCCGCTGAATGCGGTGCAATGGGCGTTGTTCTCCGCGCTCGTCGCCGCGCCGCCACGCGACAATCCGCAGCTGCGCGCATTCTTGTCCGCGCGCCGCGACGATGCGGAGCCGGCGCCGTTGACGCAGAGCGACGATATCGAGGGCTTCTGTTGCGGCGTTCGCCTGCTCGACGAGACTTTGGCGCGCGATGCGAGCGAAGCTTCGGGTTCGAGCGACGAATTCGGCCGTCACACTTTCGTGCTTCTGCGCGAGGAGCGCGTCGTCGCTTATTATTCGCAACGTCTGCGCCGCATGCGCCGCGCGTCCGCCGAACTCGATGGCGACGCCGTCGCGATCATGCAGCTGCAGCGGCTCGCCGTGGATCGCGCGGAGCAGGGGCGGGGGGTCGGCTCGACGATGCTGCGCGCGGCGATCCTGCGCGCGTTGATGATCGGCGAGCGCTGCGGGGCGCGCGCCTTGTGCGTTCATGCGCTGTCGCCGCAGCTGAAGCGCTTCTATCTCGAACGCGGCTTTCGGCCGATGCCGGGAGTCATCGACCCGCTCGGCGTCGTGCTCACATTGGATGATGTCCGCAACGCCGCGGCGAGCTGA
- a CDS encoding asparagine synthetase B family protein: MAIAGCRVSSGDGAPPDIERSLAAMTLRASTTKRRTSVLRDGGAVFGRCDEGQISAGTPRGIATVAAFDGRLDNRSELLRMLGADGVSPMASDCELAMFAYARWEGEFADRLIGDFACAIWDGSRRTLLLARDAIGARPLFFWRGEGAVFFATEPRGLLAQPQIPKEIDEAWVGRALAWIPQERGSSFYKGLERVTAGHVARFERDGEVRRSKYWRPESLAPIRFASDDDYVEGLRAALDTAVRDRIAGGGRIGGDLSGGLDSGGVMATAARRLQQHDRRLTAFTAVPAGEIDPADYPRRIVDEGALAALTAASFPNIDHVRVANFAGSMFDASDRASRAMDCPVAAPVNSAWLDAIGEEARRRGVGVLLTGQMGNMTMSYNGSGWLVDLCRSGRWGELLREFRGLVRQGASWPSLINRYMLGRAPAPLRRMVRTLAGRPELDFRQYSMIRPEFAARLRLLEQAREISGDLTNIDRRGDMRVEMIETLDLAMYGRAAKRMYGFDRLDPTADRRLVEYCLAIPQSQFLRDGQPRSLMLRAMEGVLPDAVLRERRRGLQSADWHVGLAAARDEIVVEIERLSRSPLASEALDLPRLRRMVENWPSGGWGRREIYYPYCFALTKGLAVGRHIRQVEGVNG; this comes from the coding sequence ATGGCGATCGCCGGATGTCGTGTCTCGAGCGGCGATGGGGCGCCGCCGGACATAGAACGCTCGCTCGCGGCGATGACGCTGCGCGCGTCGACGACGAAGCGTCGGACGAGCGTCCTTCGTGATGGCGGCGCCGTCTTCGGACGTTGCGACGAGGGACAGATCTCGGCCGGGACTCCGCGCGGGATTGCGACCGTCGCCGCCTTCGACGGCCGGCTGGACAATCGCAGCGAGCTGCTGCGCATGCTCGGCGCCGACGGCGTGTCGCCGATGGCCAGCGACTGCGAGCTGGCGATGTTCGCCTATGCGCGCTGGGAGGGGGAATTCGCCGATCGACTCATCGGCGATTTCGCCTGCGCGATCTGGGACGGCTCGCGTCGCACGCTGCTGCTCGCCCGCGACGCCATCGGCGCGCGGCCGCTGTTCTTCTGGCGAGGGGAGGGCGCTGTCTTCTTCGCCACCGAGCCGCGCGGCCTCCTGGCTCAGCCGCAGATCCCGAAGGAGATCGACGAGGCTTGGGTCGGACGCGCGCTGGCGTGGATTCCGCAGGAGCGTGGCTCGAGCTTCTACAAAGGCCTGGAGCGCGTGACGGCGGGGCATGTGGCGCGCTTCGAGCGCGACGGCGAGGTCCGGCGATCGAAATATTGGCGGCCCGAGTCGCTCGCGCCGATTCGCTTCGCCAGCGACGACGACTATGTCGAAGGGCTGCGCGCCGCGCTCGACACAGCGGTGCGTGACCGCATCGCCGGCGGCGGGCGCATCGGCGGAGATTTGAGCGGCGGGCTCGACAGCGGCGGCGTGATGGCGACGGCGGCGCGCCGGCTGCAGCAGCACGATCGTCGTCTCACCGCCTTCACCGCCGTGCCGGCCGGCGAGATCGATCCCGCCGATTATCCCCGGCGCATCGTCGACGAAGGCGCGCTCGCCGCGCTCACCGCGGCGTCCTTTCCCAACATCGATCATGTGCGCGTCGCCAATTTCGCGGGCTCGATGTTCGATGCGAGCGACCGCGCGAGCCGCGCGATGGATTGTCCGGTGGCCGCGCCTGTCAATTCCGCATGGCTCGACGCCATCGGCGAGGAGGCGCGTCGGCGCGGCGTCGGCGTGCTGCTGACCGGCCAGATGGGCAATATGACGATGAGCTACAATGGCTCCGGCTGGCTCGTCGATTTGTGCCGCTCGGGGCGCTGGGGCGAGCTGCTGCGCGAGTTCCGCGGCCTCGTTCGACAGGGGGCCAGCTGGCCGAGCCTGATCAACCGCTACATGCTCGGGCGGGCGCCGGCCCCTCTGCGAAGGATGGTGCGGACGCTGGCGGGTCGGCCGGAGCTCGATTTTCGCCAATATTCGATGATCCGGCCCGAATTCGCAGCGCGCCTGCGCCTGCTGGAGCAAGCCCGAGAAATCTCAGGCGATCTGACCAATATCGATCGCCGCGGCGATATGCGCGTCGAGATGATCGAGACGCTCGATCTCGCAATGTACGGGCGCGCGGCCAAGCGCATGTACGGCTTCGACAGGCTCGATCCGACCGCCGATCGACGCCTCGTCGAATATTGCCTCGCCATTCCGCAAAGTCAGTTTCTGCGTGATGGACAGCCGCGCTCGTTGATGCTGCGCGCCATGGAGGGCGTGCTGCCGGACGCTGTGCTGCGGGAGCGCCGCAGAGGGCTGCAATCGGCCGATTGGCATGTGGGGCTCGCCGCCGCCCGGGACGAGATCGTCGTGGAGATCGAACGTCTCTCGCGCAGCCCGCTGGCGAGCGAAGCGCTCGATCTGCCGCGGCTGCGGCGCATGGTGGAGAATTGGCCGAGCGGCGGATGGGGGCGCAGGGAGATCTACTATCCTTATTGTTTCGCTCTGACCAAGGGCCTCGCGGTTGGCCGCCACATCCGCCAAGTCGAGGGCGTGAACGGCTGA
- a CDS encoding aminotransferase class III-fold pyridoxal phosphate-dependent enzyme, which translates to MDEPRAVPETGDLADALSAKIAPVSFGDRAYLFSSEAEAWRYAVETMRRRQKLVGRPQRRRLIVCAGAAGGLPDGLEDDGDVILLQSDEAGALAAEVDNRTAGILVAPVRTSAGFEVVSRGLLVRLRETADEYGLVLAFDESVCGLGRSGMLWAHEWTGVTPDMMVALHLQRSAPPLAALIVTQKSARGAAGLPPPADRAALLAGGALVDGLTAPGFLERVQNRGWRLEDRLTELFYRRRGAFTALGGVGLMQGLACPGEAEPWRATLAERGLLTRAMGSFLGLIPPLSVEDGDIDAAVAIIDAACALEPR; encoded by the coding sequence ATGGACGAGCCGCGAGCCGTTCCTGAGACAGGCGACCTCGCCGACGCGCTCAGCGCCAAGATCGCGCCCGTTTCCTTCGGCGATCGCGCCTATTTGTTTTCGTCCGAGGCCGAGGCTTGGCGCTACGCAGTCGAGACGATGCGGCGGCGCCAGAAGCTCGTCGGCCGACCGCAGCGGCGGCGGCTCATCGTCTGCGCCGGAGCCGCGGGAGGCTTGCCGGATGGCTTGGAGGATGATGGCGACGTCATCCTGCTCCAGAGCGACGAAGCTGGCGCATTGGCCGCGGAAGTCGACAATCGGACCGCTGGAATTCTCGTCGCTCCAGTGCGGACGAGCGCCGGCTTCGAGGTCGTTTCGCGCGGGCTGCTCGTGCGGCTGCGCGAGACCGCGGACGAATATGGGCTGGTCCTCGCTTTCGACGAGAGCGTCTGCGGCCTCGGCCGCTCGGGCATGCTGTGGGCGCATGAGTGGACGGGCGTGACCCCGGACATGATGGTCGCCCTGCATCTGCAGCGCAGCGCTCCGCCGCTGGCCGCGCTGATCGTCACGCAGAAGTCGGCGCGCGGGGCGGCGGGACTTCCGCCCCCTGCAGATCGGGCGGCGCTTCTCGCCGGCGGCGCCCTCGTGGACGGGCTGACCGCTCCGGGCTTTCTCGAGCGCGTGCAGAACAGAGGCTGGCGGCTCGAAGATCGGCTCACGGAATTGTTCTACCGGCGCCGTGGAGCCTTCACGGCGCTGGGCGGCGTCGGCCTGATGCAGGGACTGGCGTGCCCCGGAGAGGCGGAGCCCTGGCGCGCCACGCTGGCTGAACGCGGACTCCTCACTCGCGCCATGGGATCGTTCCTCGGCCTCATTCCCCCGCTCTCGGTCGAGGACGGCGACATCGACGCGGCGGTCGCCATTATCGACGCGGCTTGCGCGCTGGAGCCGCGCTGA
- a CDS encoding sulfatase-like hydrolase/transferase yields MNARFTMTSAVSALVSAVLGLLGAATTAAPARAAPDILFIVLDDVGVDQLSIFGYGGVTPPKTPNMAKIAAAGVRFSNVWSMPQCSSSRSTYFTGRLPPRTGVGLAIQENHLPQTYVSSFETTLPRLLETAGYKSALVGKYHLGTERDPAGDCAPASRGFDSFAGNMRSGPPSIDLTAGNVDPTGAQVCGYYQVGAAGACYTKASSGVSCRFIGSGQTDSQTSPARTCLQRGGIFTPGKSCGADAPATSDFDRYNAYYVWPRTAFSGKRSPTLSSCGVGSTVDRTYLTIAQQNDGVSWWKSQTGPRMLTLSFNAIHAPLQKPPTTLVPDPDDKPSACNSMLPDRELLNLAIESLDAAIGRTLAQIGLSQLGADGRTIARLNLGDTMVAIIGDNGSFGPTVRATDGFDVGRSKGTTYQTGVWVPLIVAGGQVVQPGRVVDALISTADLYGLFAAMAGLDAAKLAPPSHRLDSVPMHAYLTDPAATPTRKINYTEINSGTFTPDLSERSWPCVIGSQCSDVLFPTEGFCKDNGGVWYGPGAAAQYSSCCAVAAANSSSSITPMAVRQRAARDLRWKLVRSETMNCAKPLAGSGQQPVVPWAEYATQSKDEFYDLKKVAGSNPAGMDYAANDKLAACAASDPATCLPSNLRSTYRKLAAEIDRIAGETSEEAACRAKGDGNLDMRIDRQDIADWQAFAGKGPSRYDINVDGETDDDDLSIIRANLGRACMTVCRRADLDRNGQVDKADLALLRRQSGRCKDTLCGGDLDGDGRVAASDEVFMRKAMGVCGGRAHSVAVRH; encoded by the coding sequence ATGAATGCGCGTTTCACCATGACATCGGCCGTTTCCGCATTGGTCTCCGCCGTCCTCGGCCTTCTCGGCGCCGCGACGACCGCCGCACCGGCCCGCGCCGCCCCCGACATCCTCTTCATCGTCCTCGACGACGTCGGCGTCGACCAGTTGTCGATCTTCGGCTACGGCGGGGTGACGCCGCCCAAGACGCCCAATATGGCGAAGATCGCCGCCGCCGGCGTGCGCTTCTCCAATGTCTGGAGCATGCCGCAGTGCTCGTCCAGCCGCTCGACCTATTTCACCGGCCGCCTGCCGCCGCGCACCGGCGTCGGCCTGGCGATCCAGGAGAACCATTTGCCGCAGACCTACGTCTCCTCCTTCGAGACGACCCTGCCGCGGCTGCTCGAGACCGCCGGCTACAAGAGCGCGCTGGTCGGCAAATACCATCTCGGCACGGAGCGCGACCCGGCAGGCGACTGCGCACCGGCGTCGCGCGGCTTCGATAGTTTCGCCGGCAATATGCGCTCCGGACCGCCGTCGATCGATCTGACCGCCGGCAATGTCGATCCGACCGGGGCCCAGGTCTGCGGCTATTATCAGGTCGGCGCCGCCGGCGCCTGCTACACGAAAGCGTCGAGCGGCGTCTCCTGCCGCTTCATCGGCTCCGGCCAGACCGATTCCCAGACCTCGCCCGCCCGCACCTGCCTGCAGCGCGGCGGCATCTTCACCCCCGGCAAGAGCTGCGGCGCCGACGCGCCGGCGACGAGCGACTTCGACCGCTACAACGCCTATTACGTCTGGCCGCGCACCGCCTTTTCCGGCAAACGCTCCCCGACGCTGTCGAGCTGCGGCGTCGGCTCGACGGTCGATCGCACCTACCTCACCATCGCCCAGCAGAATGACGGCGTGAGCTGGTGGAAGAGCCAGACCGGGCCGCGCATGCTGACCCTGTCTTTCAACGCCATCCACGCCCCGTTGCAAAAGCCGCCGACCACCCTCGTCCCCGACCCGGACGACAAGCCGTCGGCCTGCAACTCCATGCTGCCCGACCGCGAATTGCTCAATCTGGCGATCGAGAGCCTCGACGCCGCCATCGGCCGCACCCTCGCCCAGATCGGTCTCTCCCAGCTCGGCGCCGACGGCCGCACCATCGCGCGGTTGAATCTCGGCGACACGATGGTGGCGATCATCGGCGACAATGGCAGCTTCGGCCCCACCGTGCGGGCGACCGACGGCTTCGACGTCGGCCGCTCCAAGGGCACGACCTACCAGACAGGCGTCTGGGTGCCGCTGATCGTCGCCGGCGGACAGGTGGTCCAACCCGGTCGCGTCGTCGACGCGCTGATCAGCACCGCCGACCTCTACGGCCTCTTCGCCGCCATGGCCGGCCTCGACGCCGCCAAGCTGGCGCCGCCATCCCATCGCCTCGACAGCGTCCCGATGCACGCCTATCTGACCGATCCGGCGGCGACCCCGACCCGCAAGATCAACTATACGGAAATCAACTCCGGCACCTTCACCCCCGATCTCTCCGAGCGCAGCTGGCCCTGCGTGATCGGCTCCCAGTGCTCGGACGTCCTCTTCCCGACCGAGGGTTTCTGCAAGGACAATGGCGGCGTCTGGTACGGGCCGGGCGCCGCCGCCCAATATTCCTCGTGCTGCGCCGTCGCCGCCGCCAATTCCTCGTCCAGCATTACTCCGATGGCGGTGCGCCAGCGCGCCGCCCGCGACCTTCGCTGGAAGCTGGTGCGCAGCGAGACGATGAACTGCGCCAAGCCGCTCGCCGGCTCCGGCCAGCAGCCGGTGGTGCCTTGGGCCGAATACGCCACCCAGAGCAAGGACGAGTTCTACGACCTGAAGAAGGTCGCCGGCTCCAACCCCGCCGGCATGGACTACGCCGCCAATGACAAGCTCGCCGCCTGCGCCGCCTCCGATCCGGCGACCTGCCTGCCGTCGAATCTGCGTTCGACCTACCGCAAGCTCGCCGCCGAGATCGACCGCATCGCCGGCGAGACCAGCGAGGAGGCCGCCTGCCGCGCCAAGGGCGACGGCAATCTCGATATGCGCATCGATCGCCAGGACATCGCCGACTGGCAAGCCTTCGCCGGCAAAGGTCCGAGCCGCTACGACATCAATGTCGACGGCGAGACCGACGACGACGATTTGTCGATCATCCGCGCCAATCTCGGCCGCGCCTGCATGACGGTCTGCCGCCGCGCCGATCTCGATCGCAACGGCCAGGTCGACAAGGCCGATCTGGCGCTGCTGCGCCGCCAGTCCGGCCGCTGCAAGGACACGCTGTGCGGCGGCGATCTCGACGGCGACGGCCGGGTCGCCGCCAGCGACGAGGTCTTTATGCGCAAAGCCATGGGCGTCTGCGGCGGACGAGCGCATTCCGTCGCCGTCCGCCATTGA
- a CDS encoding formylglycine-generating enzyme family protein, with amino-acid sequence MLTRAISLVALAAVALAMSQARAVDPQARLCRAYSGTPKGFGAGDARAATAGMSWVAGGAFLMGSEDFYPEERPAHRVFVGGFWIDRHEVTNAQFAAFVAATGWRTVAETGLDPKDHPGLPAELTAPGSMVFIMPTTNPGRSPESWWRYVHGADWRHPGGPGTSIDGKDAEPVVHVAWRDARAYSDWLGRDLPTEAEWEYAARGGLEGRPYAWGSEVRPDGRYMANSWQGAFPLFDEASDGFHGLAPVGCYEPNGRGLFDMTGNVWEWTGDWWAPGHAAEASADPQGPTRNPGGDEALAARVIKGGSWLCSSNYCGRYRPAARQPHEIDLGASHLGFRTVLRGRPPPLEPRAAM; translated from the coding sequence ATGCTGACCCGCGCCATCTCGCTCGTCGCCCTTGCGGCGGTCGCTCTGGCGATGTCGCAAGCGCGCGCCGTGGACCCGCAGGCCCGGCTCTGCCGAGCTTACTCCGGCACGCCCAAGGGCTTCGGCGCCGGCGACGCGCGCGCCGCTACCGCCGGCATGTCGTGGGTGGCCGGCGGCGCCTTCCTCATGGGCTCGGAGGACTTCTATCCAGAGGAGCGCCCGGCCCACCGCGTCTTTGTCGGCGGCTTCTGGATCGATCGCCACGAGGTCACCAACGCCCAGTTCGCCGCCTTCGTCGCCGCCACCGGCTGGCGCACCGTCGCCGAGACCGGCCTCGACCCGAAGGACCACCCGGGCCTGCCCGCCGAGCTCACCGCGCCGGGCTCGATGGTCTTCATCATGCCGACGACGAACCCCGGCCGCTCGCCCGAGAGCTGGTGGCGTTACGTCCACGGCGCCGACTGGCGCCATCCCGGCGGCCCCGGCACCTCGATCGACGGCAAGGACGCCGAACCGGTGGTGCATGTCGCCTGGCGCGACGCCCGCGCCTATTCCGACTGGCTCGGCCGCGACCTGCCGACCGAGGCGGAATGGGAATATGCCGCCCGCGGCGGGCTGGAGGGACGGCCCTACGCCTGGGGCTCGGAGGTCCGCCCCGACGGACGTTACATGGCCAATAGCTGGCAGGGGGCGTTCCCGCTCTTCGACGAGGCCTCCGACGGCTTCCACGGCCTCGCTCCGGTCGGTTGCTACGAACCCAATGGACGCGGCCTCTTCGACATGACCGGCAATGTCTGGGAATGGACCGGCGACTGGTGGGCCCCCGGCCACGCCGCCGAGGCGAGCGCCGATCCACAGGGGCCGACGCGCAACCCCGGCGGCGACGAGGCCCTCGCCGCCCGGGTGATCAAGGGCGGCTCCTGGCTCTGCTCGTCCAACTACTGCGGCCGCTACCGCCCCGCCGCCCGCCAGCCGCACGAGATCGACCTCGGCGCCTCGCATCTCGGCTTCCGCACCGTCTTGCGCGGCCGCCCGCCGCCGCTCGAGCCGCGCGCAGCGATGTGA
- a CDS encoding response regulator produces the protein MLEPPARAIGEGETPPRCRILLVEDERPIRERLARVIGAWPRGELLAACSTLAEAAAVIDRRSVDLLITDLKLPDGHGVHAIRLLRAACPEAEAMVISALADDRSVIEAIEAGASGYLLKDSDPIDILDAIADLLAGRSPISSTIARTIIRRISGRAPAHEQAAAIAAERLTPREMDILHGIAKGLTYAELATHLQISRQTVPAHIKNVYRKLQSNNRSEAVYEASRRGLIRL, from the coding sequence ATGCTGGAACCGCCGGCGCGCGCGATCGGGGAGGGCGAGACTCCGCCTCGCTGCCGAATTCTCCTCGTCGAGGACGAGCGGCCGATCCGCGAGCGGCTCGCCCGGGTGATCGGCGCTTGGCCGCGCGGCGAATTGCTCGCGGCCTGCTCCACCCTGGCGGAGGCGGCGGCGGTCATCGACAGAAGGAGCGTCGATCTCCTCATCACCGATCTCAAGCTGCCGGATGGGCACGGCGTTCATGCGATTCGCCTTCTGCGCGCCGCGTGTCCCGAGGCGGAAGCCATGGTGATATCGGCGCTGGCCGACGATCGCAGCGTCATCGAGGCGATCGAGGCCGGCGCCTCCGGCTATCTGCTCAAGGACAGCGATCCGATCGATATTCTCGACGCCATCGCCGATCTCCTCGCGGGCCGCTCGCCGATCTCCTCGACGATCGCCCGCACGATCATTCGCCGGATATCCGGTCGTGCGCCGGCGCACGAGCAGGCTGCGGCGATTGCCGCGGAGCGCCTCACGCCGCGCGAGATGGACATTCTGCACGGCATCGCCAAAGGCCTCACCTATGCCGAGCTGGCGACGCATCTGCAGATTTCGCGGCAGACCGTGCCCGCGCACATCAAGAACGTCTATCGCAAGCTGCAATCGAACAACCGCTCCGAAGCCGTCTACGAAGCGTCGCGCCGAGGCCTCATCCGGCTATGA